The following is a genomic window from Rutidosis leptorrhynchoides isolate AG116_Rl617_1_P2 chromosome 8, CSIRO_AGI_Rlap_v1, whole genome shotgun sequence.
TGAATTAAAAGTTTTTTTAGTAAATACGAGACCTACGGCAATTCCGTCACTACAATTATAAATGGTTCGATGAAGAATTTCCCATGCTGAATCAGCTTGTTTCACTGTTTTGCCGTAACGTCGACGCGAATACACTTTCAACCAATCCTGCATTATTATATAAAGTTTTAAATCTCCAAGCTTTATAAATCCTAAATACATTAATGGTCATTACGTATAAAAATACTACCAAAAGAAAAGTTTAATCACCTCAACATTTACTTTATCATTTCGAAATGCCATTTCGGGCATCAACTCGTAGACAACGGGATTATGTTCGATTCCTTCCATGCACATCCCAACACCAACCtataaaatccaaaaaaaaaattcGAGTGAGTTTTTATTCACAAAgtttttacaattctaaataattgAAGCATACCATAGTTGAATTTTTACTGACGCGTGCAACGATAGGACCTGAAGCAAGTGTATCCAATACGCCATACATCTCAATGTTACCACCAAAATTGTGTAACATACACCTGATTAACGTAAATGTCACTATATATAATACAAaattatttcgaattaatatatttaTGTAGCTTATCGTTAAACGATGATGTTACCACACATAAGGGGTGCCGTAGAACTGAGAAGATGATTCCCACACAGGTTTAACATCAGCAAATAAATCAAGAACTATCATTTTCCCAAATGGGACCGAATGCAAGAGAGCCTGTTACATAATGATATCGGTAACTCATCAATCACATTCTGTCTTATATTTTGACTCATAAATTATAGACTAAATTTACACCAGTAGTCTTTGTGGTTTACATGAAAATTACACCAACAGTCCTTATCTTTTGAAAATAATAGCAGTCGTCCGTGTGGTTTTAATGAAATTACACCAATCGTCATTATCTTTCTTAATTTGTCCCTAACTTATATAAAGTGTACGTTGATGGTCCCTCACTTATTCAATAGTCATTCAAAATGTGCATTAATAGGAGGGACCATCAATGTACACTTTTAGATAAGTCGGTGATGATCAATGTGATGTTTTAAAAGATAAGGACTATTGATGCAATTTCAAGAAAATCAGATGTAACagcccagcttaacatgaccacaatattgtccgctttgcccgcaggcgcacggctttttcttggcaaccacacacgagaagcactttcccaggaggtcaaccatcctggtagtgctctcgcccgagcacgcttaactgtagcgtactcacacatctgctctgcctgtggtcccaaaacgcgttgtgtcatttaagcgtgagtattaccttataatcccatgatcactcatgttcgtgggcgatgtgggatttgcctagggtgttacattcaccccccccccccccccaagggactcatcgtcctcgatgaggcttgccccaccacccccaacggcacatgagtggctctgataccattctgtaacaccccagcttaacatgaccacaatattgtccgctttgcccgcaggcgcacggctttttcttggcaaccacacacgagaagcactttcccaggaggtcacccatcctggtagtgctctcgcccgagcacgcttaactgcagcgtactcacacatctgctctgcctgtggtcccaaaacgcgttgtgtcatttaagcgtgagtattaccttataatcccatgatcactcatattcgtgggcgatgtgggattttcctagggtgttacattaGAGAGACTATTGTCCAATTTTTAAAAAATAAGGATAGTTGGTGTATTTTTATGTAAACCAAAAGGACTATTGGTATAATTTACTCCAAATTATATAAATAAGTGAACCATCCCAAGGTAGCccaagtggttggggccctgagatccttgcaagaggtctcaggttcaattcttggggtggccagggaagggttggaaacagccagggagtattcctgatgggctgcgtacactagagtatggggccggattactcgcccttcccgggtaacccgaacagggaacACCTTACAACTATACTAAACTATATAAATAAGTGGCAAGATAAGCAGGTTCGGTAATGGGTCAAAGCAGGTTCAGTAACGGGTCAAATCAGGTCATCTTTTGATGCACAGTTGAAACGGGTGGGTTGGGTTTATTGACAAACAAATTTgtcagattgaaaaattatatataGATGATTAACGCAGTAAGCTTATGTGTGCTGTGAAAAATTATCTTGGTCTCAGAATTAAACTGTTTAAAATGCTGTGTGCTTTAAAATAGATTCTGGTGACGTTTAAGTCGTTCGAACCATTTGACTCATTCCCGTTTCAGTTACATCTTTTAATTAATAGACCTGTTTTGAGAAAAAGAGATAACCCAAAACGTGTCCAAATTGCCCCCTATAATCAGAATGAAAggaaaaaacatactttcatttgAGGAGGTTTCCAAAACGATGAGTCCGAATAAAACAGCCAtccctgcaacaacaacaacaaaaaaaaaaaaaaaaaaaaaaaacggttctATAAGTAGACGTAGTTCATCCAATTATATAAACAAACAATGTTGATAATGTGTCAAAAATCGGTACATTCAATCCAATTATATAAAAAATCGATTCTATAAATAGACCTGCATAAGCCAAACTGCATCCTTATCAGCTTTGGTCATTGCTTCATAGACAGCAGAACCGAGAGTAGATATATACGTCGGATCACTTGTCGGAGGTGAATTTTCATTGAATGTGTCGCTTTATAAAAAAAACAAACATAATCATATTATAAGATATTACAGTAAGGTGTAACAGCATATTATGTAACTGAAACGGATACCAGAAGCTACCAGTTATAAATGTCCGTCACATCTCCATATTctgtaatataatataaaaaaacaaTTGAATTTACGAGAGAGCAGGACCGTACAAGGAAAAACAGAGGAAATGGTAAATAAATACCTTCGATTTGTTTTTTTATGAATGCCTCCCCAATTTGTATAAATAACGGATCAGAAGGATCAAGAAGGTATGTACAGCACCACCGAGGATTACCATTAACAGTGTTCCTACCAGAATCAAAACAAACATAATGGTTTTATTAAGGTTGTATACGTCGCGAGTTGGGTACAAGTTGGTCGGGACCTTGGAGAGACGAGCCAGTTGAGTCGGGGACGAGTCgggcgttgaccaacgttgacgagTCGGGGACAAcatgtcggccgacttttacaacagtgGGGTTTTTTTATCctaagaggtaaatttataatccaAACTCTCAGTGCAAAATGGGTGGGTCAGGTAGGTTGGCCAGGGATCAAATGGGTTCAAAACTGGTTATATTAAATAAGGATAGAAACATGTTGGATTGAACCGAAACGCTTTAGTCTACAAAACAATTAGTGTGTTATATACGATTATACAAGATCATATTTTTCAATGATTAGATAAgcttataaacatatatatacgcTTTGGGATCCTTTTGGACCATTTAGTATGTTTGCTTTTAagctaattaatttattaatttatgtattaTACTTGTTTGACACAATATAGATAAACCAGTAAACCACTGTTGTAAAAGTCGGTCGAGTCGGCCGACACATCATTTTCAGGACTAGCCCGTCCTGAGTCGCCCAAAATGACTTAATAGACGGTCAATGCTAAAAAGTCATGTCAGAGTCGGTCTGAGTCTGGCAGTCGGTCAATGTCGTTCAAAGTCAAAGTTAAGTTAGGTAAAAAAATTTATCTATGTTTGAAGTAttcatattttaatactttatgtttgaatatatatatatatatatatatatatatatatatatatatatatatatatatatgcttagaTTATTTATCACTAAAACTCAACGTTGATCAATGCCCGAGTCGTCCCCGACTTGACCGACTTGTCCCTCAAAGGTCCCGACCTACTCGTCCCCGATTCGGGACTTTTACAACCTCGAGATAAAACATAACTCGAATCAACCCAATCAGAAGTATATAGGTTTAAATTGCCACCTCTAAGGTACTAAGTTGAGTGAAGTTGATCAATTAGTCAaataaattactaaaataaattAATGTGACAAACCAATCTCCAAGCCTGGTGATATTTGCAGACGGGAATACATTTCTCAGTGCCGCAGGAACGTTTCCAGAAAACGATGGAAGCACTATAAAGATGGCATTAATCACACGATGCATATGAACGATATCAAAAGTTAACGAATCTCAATTTTATTACCTGGAGTCATGCCAAACTCGATCATGCGGGATAATATTTGTTTCTGTAACACCAACTGTTGATCCAGCCAGTTCTGAGATAATGGCCCACCCCATCTGATACAAAAATTAAGAAACTGCTAAATATTTATATAAGATTCAATAAAAATATCTATGTTGAGTTAGTCAAGCCTAAATGATTCAGTTATTATTTTTTAATCAACAATAAATGACCGCAGAAAGCAAAGATTAATGAATAATATCGACTCACGCGTGTAAGTTTCCCATCCGAGCCCATGCAAGAAAAGCGGGTCCACCAAAAAAATTGTTCAAATCTTGTGAACTAATATTAAAATCCTGCAatgaaaaatatatatttcaaaaagaTATTGCATATATTAGCATATGAACTTGACCCACAAGTGTACCcgccaaggttggagaactcgcgactcggggagtactcgaTCGGCACTTTTTGGGGAGTACTAGCCAACTCggagagtactcggatgttgaccaagttagactttgaccgattttgacagTTTTGACCAATTTTCCGAGTAATCCCAAGTTTTTGTCGAGTTTGATCGAGTTTTGACCGAGAAATCCTGAATAATCCCGAATTATGACTGCGTTTGACAGCGTTTGACCCAGGTTGACCGATTTGACCGTGTAATTGAACCGAGTACTCGGACCGATCTTAAAACCGAGAACTCAGCAAGTACTTATTGAGTTTTACCAAGTTATACAACCCTGGTGCACGACAGAATTAACAATGACGTTATATCCATTTCAAAATTTGAGACACCGACTTCATATAATTCAAGAAAAATGTCACAGTAATTTTTTAAAAATTTGGCGATAGTGCGTAATAAGAAATACGTTTAATTCACCATAAACACTTTCTGCCAGATAGATTCTTGTCCAGTAAATGCAAGAGGCAGGTTAATTCCTTGAAGTGCCATCCAATCTATCTCCTTCTCCCATCTTTCCCAATCCCACCAAACGTATGAATCTGTATTTATGAAAAAATTAATCATTATATAATCATAAGAAATTAATAACAGAATAAGCTAAAGATCACCCTTTTCTTAAAAATGAAATAAACAATCACTTTTTTAACATGACACTAAAAAATTCAAGACAAGCATGAGCATATTATGTGTAAGAAGTTATTACATAAAAAGAAAACGATCTTTGTTTTCACCCATGTAAAGCGCTCAAACCTTCAAACAAAAAACAAAGACACAGACTCAGACTTTCAGAAGTATCATTTAGGCTAATCTGACCACTAAATCAGCCAAAATGCTGACATGGCGGCTTAGACGACAGTAATGTTGACCAAATTTCATAATATCAACTTACCTACAAGATCAACCTAAATGAAAACACGGTGAAAGTTCAATCCTTTTTATGGGTGAAAACTACGCGTATTATCCATATAAATCACCCCCATAGTTATTGTGCAATATCACCTCATTTCTTCTACTTTAGGAAAATCAACATCTACATTTAATTAGTAATAAGATATTCATACTTACAACTAGAAGTGACTACATTTTGATAATAGTTCCATGGAACCGGACGCCGAATTATAATTCCATCTTTTTTTACAGGTGGCAAGGCCCCTGGAGGAGGGACTGAAGCTAGTTGAACGCCACCTGTCTTGTCCCACGACACGTGAGCGCCACATAAGTACTTTAAGTACCAATGGAGACCGGATGCCATTTCAACAGCCGTAGTGCCATGTATACTGGTAATAATAAAACAGTAAGCAACACTAAATACAAATGGTATTTAGATTACACATATGGAGaaagatagtaataataagtaGATTATACATACATAATCTCTGATGATATGTTATTTGAATTCTTGTAATTTGTTATCCAAAAGCAGCTGTATCCACCACAAGCATCCTAATATTAGAGCCACCATATTAAACAAACTATATCCAACAATGGCATTCAACTATTCAAGATTGATTCCAACTAATGAAAAATTAAAAAGCTAATCTTTTGAACATATAATTGAATTTATTTATAGCAGTAATACAATTACAGCACACATATGAAAGAAACAAAACATATTGAGCTAGCAAGCTCAATTATTAAAATATAGAAGAAGGGTGTCTGTAATTTTAACTTCATAACCCAAATTTGATTACAATGTTAACTTTCATTCAATAAAATTATAAAATCATTGGTATCATTTAATCCAAGAATGAATCTTTTTCAACAATTCTGAAAATTGATGACTACCCATCAaccaaaatgcataaaataaaattgatattgatatctcaaaaaaaaaaaaaaaaaaaaaaaaaaaaaaaaaaaaaaaaaaaaaaattaataatacagTAATAAATAGATAATTGAACCTTGGATATAATCTTGAATTGGAAACTGGATAAATGGGTAGGAAGCAATCTTTTTAGAAGACTATTAACTGCAGATTCTTGTAATAATGGAGATGTTTTTTTGGCATCCAAATTCTTAATCAAACCCTCGACTAATTCaggggatgatgatgatgatgatgatgatgatgatgatgatgatgatgatgatgatgatgatgatgatgatgatgatgatgataggggTAGTAGAAGAAGTAAAATTAGAAGTGAATTGAACATGATTAGGGTCTGAATACAAGTTGAATTTGTGTTGAAATGAGAATATAAGGGTGAATTTTGTCAGCAAGATTATGCTCTTGTTTCAGTCTTCAGTGTGGGTTTGTCCTCTTCTTGGAGTTGAATTAAAAAAAATGAATACGAAGCTTAAATTTACACCTTTTCAAACTTGCGTGTTTTCCAAATAAGATAAAATCAGTCAAAAACTTATTACttcaattttatgtatttttacaacTCACAATATTATGGTAGTGAAGTGATAAATAGATTAGTTATTATGAAATATAGCAAGTACTTTATAGAAGTAGTAGTAACGAGGATAAATAACTCCTGCGTAGCTGTGGGTTGGTTTTGATTGATTATCGAACGTTAAAAGACAATTATTAACGGTCGGTTAATTGAACGTTTTAAAACATAAATGAATGAAAAAGAAGGTGAAAAAAAGAAAGTGTTTGGTCACTTAATTGAACGGCTTAAAAAACGATCGACAATTGCGTTATTGAACGTTTAAAAAAAATGACTGGTTGAAAAATAACGGTTAACGATTAGTTAGTTGAACGTTTAGAAAATAAAGAAATGAAAAAGAATTGTGCAAAAAGGAATTGAAAAAGGTAGTTAAAAAGTTATTGGTAAAAAAGTGTTTAACAAAAAAAGGTTTATCTAATTACCTCCTAAGTTGGGGGTAATCACGATAGTGCTGGCGGGAACAGTAGACAAAACTCATGAGAGTTAGTATACAAGTAGAATTATACGAAAAAACATTGTCCaaaatttattatataatttatgtTGATTTCACTACTTCTATGACATAATGTTTTCGTTGAGTCAAACTCACGGGTCAATGAAAATCAATATTGTCTTAGTTTAATGTGCTTAGGCATAATGAGTCAAGTTGTACTAAAAGAGCATTAAATACACATTCAGTAATTCATTTGGGTTTAACTTAGCTATTGTATTGTCAATTAGTTCAAGAAAGTTTTGTGGAAACCTCTGAATTGTAACAACCAAACTTGTAgacaaattatcattttatcagtaAGTGGTAAATGTGTGATATTAGAGGATATATATAAGTGCTTAAGATGAGCTTATGTATTATTATCCTCTTTAGGTAgattaatatgtaatattatatgttaataaggAGATATATGATAAAACCGTATCCAAATGGCCTTACGTAATGTCATGGAAACTCAAAGCCTTGAATATTGCCTAAAACTATCCCATGACAAAGAACATATGGGAGCACTTCCAatcttcaacaacaacaacaacaacgtaaCCCAATACCAcaagagtggtgtatgggggaggtgagatgtagacaatccttcccctatccgagaataaagaaaagtcatttctccacccagagtgaaaacactctcaagagtagagaaagtcatctctctctttattcgacggataaagagattgcttccgagaggacctccgacctttaagtaggaaaaagtttaaaaaaaaaaaaaaaaagtagtagTAGGCGCCATaatatagagataataataataaaataacaacaaataataataataataataataatatagagataataataataataaaaatagtaataataataataataataataataataataataataataataataataatattatagtaataaAAAGAAAGAGAATAAAAATAAGGATCCTAATAAAAAAAACaagtaaaaaataaagaaaacataaaagGATGTAGCCCTACTCGACTATTCTAATTTTAGCCCTCCACGcacccctatcagaagtcatgtcctcagtcaacgaaagctccctcatgtcgagcctaagtctatccatccacctacgtatAGGTCTACCCCGTCTCCTTACGCCATCGACcgtgagtgcctcgactctcctaaccggggccatacgtggtcgcctcatcacatgcccaaaccatcgaagccgttcttcccttagcttgtcgatgatgctactgactccaaggttttccctaaacacaccattCGGGATCTTATCTAACATagttttaccacacgtccacctaagcatcctcatttctgctacttccatccttctctcttgggccttcgtcattggccaacattctgatccgtacaacatggcaggtctaataGCTACTTtaaagaatttccctttcaatttgagcggtatcttcttgtcgcacaagacccctttcgccgctctccacttcaaccaacctaccttaataTGATGAGTCACGTCTTCgtctatcctccccgatttgtggaggaccgaacctagatatctaaacgactcttgtgggtgcaagatctggtccccaatgCTGATAATCCCTCCACCATTTAGTTCATCCTCAGTCCTACTGAATTCGCACCTAAGATATTCTGTCTTTTGTCTGCTGATCCGTAACCCATTTTTTTCTAAGGCCTCCCTCCATTGTTCTAGTCTTCTGTTAAGCTCATCCTTTGATTCTGATACAAGCacgatatcatcggcaaaaatcagacACCAAGGGATGTTCTCTTGTATTCCTCGAGACAGCTCATCGAGAATCAAAGCGAAAAGGAAAGGACTAAGGGCTGATCCCTGGTGCAAGCCTACTTCTATCGGGAAATACTATGTGTTTCCCACAGGCGTCCTGACACAGGACTTCGCCCCATCGTACATATCCATAATAGCtctaatatatctacttgggataccCCTAACATTAAGTGTCTTCCAAATCAGCTTTCGCGGTACGCTATCATAGGCTTTTTCTAAGTCTAAGAAGACCATCTCTAGACCCTTTTGTTTctctctatacttctccataacgcttcttaaaatatgaattgcctccatcgaagagcgccctggcatgaaGCCAAATTGGTTTTCTGAAACTGTAGTTtcgcgtcgaagtctagtctcaatcactctctctcaaagcttcatagtatgactaagtaattttatgcctctataattaTCGCAGATTTGGGCATCCCCTTTATTTTTGTAAATAGGGATAATCTCGCTGAGTCTCCATTCCGTAGGCATTTTATAACTTCTAAGCGTCTTATTGAAAAGACACGTCAACCACCTGACACCATCCTCGCCAAGGCACCGCCACACCTCTATTGGGATCTGGTCTGGTCCTACAGCTTTGTTTCTACCCATCTTTCGTAGTGCCGAACTTACTTCTTCCTGACTGATTCTCCTACATAAATTGTTGTTCCGGAATTGTCCTATTCCCAAGTCCTGCGAAACCTCTTGGCGCCCAGGTCCTTCACCCACGAAAAGAAATGAGAAATACCCTTCACATCTTTTCCTAATTTCTTCTTCCTTCACTATGGTTTGACCGGCTTCATccttgataaacttgatgttatctatATCCCTCCTCCTATGCTCCCTAGTTTTTGCAATCCTTTAAATATCATTTGCTCCTTCTTTAGAGTCTAGTTTCCTATACAAGTCTTAATACGCTTTATCTTTTGCATGGGCAACGGCCTTCTTAGCTTCTATGTTGGCTTCTTTATACCTCTCTTCTGCCCTAGTTCTATCATCACGTGTCCCGTCCCGACATGAAATGAGCTCCCTAAATCTCAGTTGCTTAAGCGCGATTTTGGTTTGAACCTCATCACTAATCCACCATGATTCTCTATTAGACTTATGTCCTCTCGATGTCCCTACTGCCACACCTAAGGTTTCCTTGGCAACATCCCTAATAGCAGATGCCATCCTATTCCACATCTGATCTGCGTCCACTTGAGTAATGGTATCCATTCCTGCCTCTACTCTTTCCAACACTGACGCTTTAAAAGTTTCGACTTTCCCTTCAATCAGATTCTTCCAAAGGATCCTAGGTTGGACGAACCTCACTCTCTTAGTAACCCGCCTCTGCAGAACCAAGTCCATGACCAATAATCTGTGTTGGGTGGAACAAGTCCAGGTAGTCAGGGCTCTACAATCTCTGCAAGCCCTAAGGTCCCCTTTACGAAGCAGCAAATAGTCAATCTGGGTACTATGTCCCCCACTGTGGAAAGTAGCTAGTTGTGCTTCCGTCTTCCTAAAGAAAGAGTTTTCAACAACCAGATCGTGAGCAACAGCAAATTCAAGAATAGAGCGTCCTTCTTCATTCCGAACTCCGTACCCAAAGCCCCCATAGACACCCGTATATCCATCCGAGATCGTTCCTATATGACCATTAAGGTCTCCCCCAATAACCAATCGATGGTCAGCGGGGAAACTCCTCACAACTTCATCTAACGCTTCCCAAAAGCGACTTTTTTCATCATCTCCTAAACCAGCATGAGGTGCGTAGGCACAAATGACCATGTAAGTCTCCTCCAATCTTCCTTCTTAGAAAAGGAATCATCGTCCCACACTTACCATGTTTTTAAGTCTTGCTTTAGATGTGATAAAAGTGATTGGCCTTCAAACAAGATTTTTGTGGTCTCATTATTTGGtttaatgattaatgataatgataattaatgaTTAATGGTGATGATGATATATGGAAGTGTAAATAATGGTAATGACAACATTGTTTGGAATAAGTTCTTATGTTTTGAAGATTTTGAAGATTTCGAAGATCTGGGTTGTTTGAGCATAAAATGAATATTATAGATCAAGAGTTGGTTAAAGGTTCATATTTGAAGATTTCAATGAAGATTTAGTCAAAGTCAAGATTACGATTAAGACAAACGATAAAGTAAGTAAAGAATCAAGTTCTAATGACTTTCTCGCGTTTCAAATGCAATCCTCGCATTTGTGAAGCTCATGAAATGCGAAATCCATGACCAGATTGCGAGAAGTACGGGATTTCAAACCCTGCCACTATTTTCGCATTTGAAGTGCAAAGCTCGCCTTTGGAAGAAAATGTCGCGAAACGCGAGAATGCTCGGTGTTTGATGTTTTTGTTTCTATATAAATAGCATGTTTAAGCCCTTTGTTTGGGTAATCAGATTTTAAGCCTCCGTTACGCATTATGAGCTTAAGATTATGAATTTTCAagttttttaaaaattatttaggGTATCTTAACATTGGGATTTTAAATCTTAATCATTGGTAACTTTTTTTCTTTAATTCTAATTAATTCAATGGTCGATTATTGCTATTCTATGTATTTGATTGCTTCTACTTCTATGAGATTTCATTGATAAAATTCGTGCATACAAGTATGGGTTACAATATGGTCCTTTTATAGGGAAAAACCACACGGAAACAACTTAACGAGCAAGCAAAAATGTTCTAGAAAATTCTAGCCGCCCAGCTCTATTATCGCAATCGCGGGACCCAAGAAGCACAAGACCTCGCGTTCGCGAGTTGATGTTCGAAGCCAACTTCCATTCGTGACTTGTTATCTCCCACTCTTAACCTGACCACGTTCAATTTCGCGATCACGACCTTTCCTTTCGCAGTCGCGAGTAGCATATCTGCAGCAGTTTCTTGGTTTGGTATTCTTCACCATCCAACAATCTCTCACTTGAAGGATAATCTAAACAAAACCACAATTCGTCAACCCAACACTTCAACAATccaaccaagaacgttaaaccaccatttaGTGTCAAACTCCATTCGATACGCTCACACttaacacatacttcggatgagtacACTTTCGATACAAAGGTCTTAAACACTTTTTGTTAGATCGAACCATCAACTTTCTATCACTCTAGTCGGTCGTCTTCTCTCATCAAGTCATGATACGACCAGTTGAGGCAATGCAAAACCTCAACTTTTCCGTCGTAACCACCTTGTAAGCATATCCACAAGATTCTTCGAACTAAGGACTTTCTTCAATATtgaagtaccatcatttatatgttgtcgaataaaatgataccttaacttaatgtgtttcgtacgactatagaAAAccagattcttcccaagatgaactgcactttgattatcacaatacaagacgcaatagtcttgtcttttacccaactcacccatgaacttcttcaaccaaacaagctctttagaagcttccgcaatagccatgtttTTGGCTTCCGTGGTTGATAAAgaaacactcttttgtagtcga
Proteins encoded in this region:
- the LOC139863052 gene encoding alpha-N-acetylglucosaminidase → MFNSLLILLLLLPLSSSSSSSSSSSSSSSSSSSSSSSSSSPELVEGLIKNLDAKKTSPLLQESAVNSLLKRLLPTHLSSFQFKIISKDACGGYSCFWITNYKNSNNISSEIIIHGTTAVEMASGLHWYLKYLCGAHVSWDKTGGVQLASVPPPGALPPVKKDGIIIRRPVPWNYYQNVVTSSYSYVWWDWERWEKEIDWMALQGINLPLAFTGQESIWQKVFMDFNISSQDLNNFFGGPAFLAWARMGNLHAWGGPLSQNWLDQQLVLQKQILSRMIEFGMTPVLPSFSGNVPAALRNVFPSANITRLGDWNTVNGNPRWCCTYLLDPSDPLFIQIGEAFIKKQIEEYGDVTDIYNCDTFNENSPPTSDPTYISTLGSAVYEAMTKADKDAVWLMQGWLFYSDSSFWKPPQMKALLHSVPFGKMIVLDLFADVKPVWESSSQFYGTPYVWCMLHNFGGNIEMYGVLDTLASGPIVARVSKNSTMVGVGMCMEGIEHNPVVYELMPEMAFRNDKVNVEDWLKVYSRRRYGKTVKQADSAWEILHRTIYNCSDGIADHNTDYIVKFPDWDPYSSTYTSFQKQNSEKSIIKMHRFRRAILSESESTLPQPNMWYSNHDTINALKLFIDVGEDLAGSLTYRYDLVDLERQVLSKLANQVYLDVLFAFQHKDLKALESHSQIFKQLIIDIDELLAADDNFLLGTWLESAKNLALTSQEKQQYEWNARTQVTMWYDTTKTNQSLLHDYANKFWSGLLVDYYLPRASMYFSRLSESVKENKTFEVVEWRKEWIAYSNKWQQDTKQYPVKARGDALAISKSLFQKYLV
- the LOC139864142 gene encoding uncharacterized protein — its product is MVICAYAPHAGLGDDEKSRFWEALDEVVRSFPADHRLVIGGDLNGHIGTISDGYTGVYGGFGYGVRNEEGRSILEFAVAHDLVVENSFFRKTEAQLATFHSGGHSTQIDYLLLRKGDLRACRDCRALTTWTCSTQHRLLVMDLVLQRRVTKRVRFVQPRILWKNLIEGKVETFKASVLERVEAGMDTITQVDADQMWNRMASAIRDVAKETLGVAVGTSRGHKSNRESWWISDEVQTKIALKQLRFRELISCRDGTRDDRTRAEERYKEANIEAKKAVAHAKDKAY